The Rhododendron vialii isolate Sample 1 chromosome 5a, ASM3025357v1 genome contains a region encoding:
- the LOC131327582 gene encoding uncharacterized protein LOC131327582: MEYLQEFLSANSLNPLNFVSSGEGAANSWIRPPDGIFKINVDGSWKKDMGKGGYGIVVRDYRGLFVAASMGFSQWCASSLVAEALAIRQGVHLGFQLGLGSIFVESDAQLLVKMLNGQITTNQEVEMIIHDIQALSKNFQCCSFSFVRRTGNSVAHVLASKGLSGSGYSLWTESPPLWLLGPLSRDGSPV; encoded by the coding sequence ATGGAATATTTGCAAGAGTTCTTGTCTGCAAACTCTTTGAACCCTCTAAATTTTGTTTCATCCGGGGAGGGTGCTGCAAATTCGTGGATTAGGCCTCCAGATGGGATCTTTAAGATTAACGTGGACGGTTCATGGAAGAAAGACATGGGGAAAGGAGGCTATGGTATTGTGGTTAGAGATTATAGAGGTCTTTTTGTTGCTGCTTCTATGGGTTTTTCACAGTGGTGTGCAAGTTCATTAGTTGCTGAAGCTTTGGCAATTCGACAAGGTGTTCATCTTGGCTTCCAACTTGGTTTGGGGTCTATTTTCGTGGAAAGTGATGCTCAATTGCTGGTGAAGATGCTCAATGGCCAGATCACAACCAATCAAGAGGTGGAAATGATCATTCATGATATTCAAGCCTTAAGCAAAAATTTCCAGTGCTgcagcttttcttttgttcgtaGGACTGGTAATTCGGTTGCTCATGTGTTGGCAAGTAAGGGTTTGAGTGGTTCGGGGTATAGTCTTTGGACTGAATCCCCACCGTTGTGGTTACTTGGTCCCCTTTCGAGGGACGGGTCTCCCGTCTGA